A genomic window from bacterium includes:
- the rpoD gene encoding RNA polymerase sigma factor RpoD, protein MAKSKVTASKNVAKVVSKAKKPQKNVSHAAAKAEVKKNNSKKTKATPAEVIPIVAPASKDVATPLALPAKKNKLKAISIPKITEGSPSGALLEDSPEIETKADPDANNDEAGAAPSGSLSWEERSQRIKDLVKLAEEQGYLTFDDVNEMIPNSVINPEELEGYLELLRSMDIEIIEASDAEKFRKEPAKQTTSVARAERLDIFDDPIRMYLHQMGQVPLLTREQEVEICKRIETSEVSVRLLFDELGIAADMYLTTAERLETGRDRFDRVIEDKFVDSRDTYLKALPRLKREILKNRDKLLETSAIYRKSKSTVAQKAEAKKDLDKIRKRLSELFESLYFKQKIIETLAAKAEDEYKEVLACLSQIDIQTKARKSPKQAEALATEQRKLRKLEDTMGLDSAEFVAKYKQLKDAMRKGMIARTEMVEANLRLVISIVKKYMNRGLSFLDLIQEGNTGLMKAVEKFEYRRGYKFSTYATWWIRQAATRAIADQARTIRIPVHMIETINKLMRVQKKLVQELGREPTPEEVAEEMSLPVDRVRAVYKMAQQPISLQSPVGDGDDAHFGDFIEDKGAENPSEMTAYSLLKDRLKDVLGTLTEREQQVLNLRFGLADGYSRTLEEVGKQFNVTRERIRQIEAKALRKLRHPTRIRKLEGFIEMK, encoded by the coding sequence ATGGCGAAGAGTAAAGTAACCGCATCTAAAAATGTGGCAAAGGTTGTAAGTAAGGCAAAAAAGCCCCAGAAAAACGTTTCACACGCCGCAGCGAAAGCCGAGGTGAAAAAGAACAATTCCAAGAAAACAAAAGCAACCCCAGCTGAAGTGATACCTATCGTTGCGCCTGCTTCCAAGGATGTGGCCACTCCCCTTGCCCTGCCAGCCAAAAAAAACAAACTCAAGGCGATCTCCATTCCCAAAATTACCGAGGGATCACCAAGCGGGGCACTTCTTGAAGACTCGCCTGAGATCGAAACAAAAGCGGATCCCGATGCCAATAATGATGAGGCGGGGGCGGCCCCTTCCGGGAGTTTAAGCTGGGAAGAGCGCAGCCAGCGGATCAAGGATCTTGTTAAACTGGCCGAAGAACAGGGATATCTGACATTTGATGATGTCAATGAGATGATCCCTAACTCCGTGATCAACCCCGAGGAATTGGAAGGGTATCTCGAACTCCTGCGAAGCATGGATATTGAGATTATCGAAGCTTCTGACGCCGAGAAATTCCGTAAAGAACCGGCCAAGCAGACTACTTCCGTAGCTCGAGCCGAACGATTAGATATTTTTGATGATCCCATCCGCATGTATTTGCACCAGATGGGCCAGGTTCCCCTTCTCACCCGTGAGCAGGAAGTGGAAATCTGCAAACGGATCGAAACGTCTGAAGTATCGGTACGATTGCTTTTTGATGAACTCGGCATCGCGGCAGACATGTATCTGACTACCGCTGAACGACTTGAAACCGGTCGTGATCGTTTTGATCGCGTGATTGAGGATAAATTTGTCGATAGTCGCGACACCTATCTCAAGGCTCTCCCCCGCCTGAAGCGGGAAATCCTGAAAAACCGCGACAAACTTCTGGAAACCTCTGCTATTTACCGGAAGAGCAAATCTACGGTTGCCCAGAAGGCCGAGGCCAAAAAGGATTTGGATAAAATTCGCAAGCGGCTTTCCGAGCTTTTCGAAAGTCTCTATTTTAAGCAGAAAATCATTGAGACGCTCGCCGCCAAAGCGGAGGATGAATACAAAGAAGTCCTCGCTTGCCTGTCTCAAATTGATATTCAGACAAAAGCCAGGAAATCTCCCAAACAGGCCGAGGCCTTGGCTACCGAGCAACGCAAACTTCGCAAACTCGAAGACACGATGGGCCTTGATTCCGCCGAATTTGTGGCGAAATACAAGCAGCTCAAGGATGCGATGCGTAAGGGAATGATTGCCCGTACAGAAATGGTGGAAGCCAATCTGCGACTGGTTATCAGCATCGTTAAAAAATATATGAACCGCGGACTCTCCTTCCTTGATCTGATTCAGGAAGGTAATACCGGCCTGATGAAGGCTGTCGAGAAGTTCGAGTATCGCCGCGGCTACAAGTTCAGCACCTATGCTACCTGGTGGATTCGTCAGGCTGCCACCCGCGCCATCGCGGATCAGGCCAGAACCATCCGGATACCGGTGCACATGATTGAAACAATCAATAAGTTGATGCGCGTCCAGAAGAAACTCGTGCAGGAACTGGGCCGCGAGCCCACCCCGGAGGAAGTGGCCGAGGAAATGAGCCTCCCCGTGGATCGAGTTCGTGCCGTTTACAAAATGGCTCAACAGCCGATTTCTCTCCAAAGCCCGGTAGGCGATGGGGATGACGCGCATTTTGGTGATTTTATCGAGGACAAGGGCGCTGAAAATCCGTCCGAAATGACCGCTTATAGCTTGCTGAAGGATCGCCTGAAAGACGTCCTTGGCACGCTGACTGAGCGTGAACAGCAGGTGCTGAACCTGCGATTCGGCCTGGCGGATGGATATTCGCGCACCCTCGAAGAGGTAGGTAAGCAGTTCAACGTCACTCGTGAACGAATCCGCCAGATTGAAGCAAAGGCTCTCCGTAAATTGCGCCATCCAACGCGCATACGGAAACTGGAAGGGTTTATCGAGATGAAGTAA